The proteins below are encoded in one region of Chryseobacterium wanjuense:
- a CDS encoding DUF6624 domain-containing protein gives MKYLFFAIFFSVVMSAQKTENKKINIELKNELAQIDKDDQIFRELVQPTTSTERKQEIMKEKNLTQEDVTTGISKIMNKQDEENLAKIEKMIAKYGYPGKSLVGEPENKTAWLVIQHSSKINQYMPVIKKAADEKELPFRLYAMMLDRQLIQDKKEQIYGTQACTFKTMKDGKPVVEWMIWPIKDIKNVNRLREEAGFGQTVEDYAKDLLGHDFVFKNYTLEEALKLQNKK, from the coding sequence ATGAAATATTTATTTTTTGCAATTTTCTTTTCTGTTGTAATGAGTGCTCAGAAAACTGAGAACAAAAAGATTAATATTGAGCTCAAAAATGAATTGGCTCAGATTGATAAAGATGATCAGATTTTTCGGGAGCTCGTTCAGCCAACGACTTCTACAGAAAGAAAACAGGAAATCATGAAAGAGAAAAATCTTACTCAGGAAGATGTAACGACTGGAATCAGTAAGATCATGAATAAACAGGATGAAGAAAACCTGGCAAAAATTGAAAAAATGATAGCAAAATATGGTTATCCGGGGAAATCTTTAGTAGGCGAACCTGAAAATAAAACAGCATGGCTGGTTATTCAGCATTCTTCAAAAATCAATCAGTATATGCCGGTTATCAAAAAGGCGGCTGATGAAAAAGAATTACCTTTCAGATTATACGCTATGATGCTGGATAGACAACTGATACAGGATAAAAAAGAACAGATCTACGGAACTCAGGCTTGTACTTTTAAAACAATGAAAGACGGAAAACCTGTGGTAGAATGGATGATCTGGCCTATTAAAGATATTAAAAACGTAAATAGATTAAGAGAAGAAGCCGGTTTCGGGCAAACCGTAGAAGATTATGCGAAAGATCTTTTGGGACATGATTTTGTATTTAAAAATTATACTTTAGAAGAGGCTTTAAAACTTCAGAATAAAAAATAA
- a CDS encoding acyltransferase, with product MNIYSYHGIRPIIKPSAYVHPQAVIIGNVEIGEEVYVGPNAVIRGDWGKIIIKDGANVQENCTLHVFPGIETILEESAHIGHGAIIHSGHIGKNCLVGMNAVVMDKAVIGDECIIGALAFVPANFRCEPRKLIVGSPAKIIRDVSDEMIKWKTEGTKLYQELAREGKDAILPCEPFTEYVQQIPTKIVDYSIWDDVK from the coding sequence ATGAACATCTATTCATATCACGGAATTCGCCCTATCATAAAACCCTCCGCTTACGTTCATCCACAAGCGGTGATTATCGGGAATGTGGAAATTGGCGAAGAAGTTTATGTTGGTCCGAATGCGGTTATTCGCGGTGACTGGGGCAAGATCATCATCAAAGACGGTGCAAATGTTCAGGAAAACTGTACGCTTCATGTTTTTCCGGGCATTGAAACTATTTTAGAAGAATCCGCACACATTGGCCATGGGGCGATTATCCATTCCGGACACATTGGAAAAAACTGTTTGGTCGGTATGAATGCTGTGGTGATGGATAAAGCTGTAATCGGTGACGAATGTATCATCGGGGCATTGGCTTTTGTTCCTGCAAATTTCAGATGTGAGCCGAGAAAATTAATTGTTGGAAGTCCTGCAAAAATTATCCGCGATGTTTCCGATGAAATGATTAAATGGAAAACGGAAGGAACAAAACTCTATCAGGAATTGGCGAGAGAAGGAAAAGATGCAATTCTGCCTTGCGAACCGTTCACGGAATACGTTCAGCAGATTCCTACGAAAATTGTTGATTACAGTATTTGGGATGATGTGAAATGA
- a CDS encoding transposase: protein MTDIRTTPIEADCFYHIYNRGINGENIFKSDRNYLFFLNKISEFLVPVCDVYAYCLMPNHFHFLVKIKSNVELESLVKVSNLDKASGRGLHSPQNIFSKQFSRIFNSYSQAFNKENNRHGSLIESPFKRKLITSEGYLINTIIYIHQNPQNHSVMDDFSLYNYSSYQSILSKSKTLLKRNEVIELFDNRENFIMSHQKIIDFDF from the coding sequence ATGACAGACATTAGAACTACACCTATTGAAGCAGATTGCTTCTATCATATTTATAATAGAGGAATTAACGGAGAAAATATTTTTAAATCAGATCGGAATTATTTGTTCTTTCTCAATAAAATTTCTGAATTTCTTGTTCCTGTGTGTGATGTATATGCGTACTGTCTTATGCCTAATCATTTTCATTTTTTAGTTAAGATAAAATCTAATGTTGAGTTGGAGAGCCTTGTCAAGGTTTCGAACCTTGACAAGGCTTCTGGCAGAGGGCTTCATTCTCCTCAGAATATTTTTTCAAAACAATTTTCCCGAATTTTCAATTCTTATTCCCAAGCTTTTAACAAGGAAAATAACAGGCATGGATCTTTAATAGAATCTCCATTTAAAAGAAAATTGATTACTTCGGAGGGGTATCTGATAAATACAATTATTTATATTCATCAAAATCCACAAAACCATTCTGTTATGGATGATTTTTCACTGTACAATTATTCCTCTTATCAATCGATTTTAAGTAAATCTAAGACTTTATTGAAGAGAAATGAGGTCATTGAATTATTTGATAACAGAGAAAATTTTATAATGTCACATCAAAAGATAATTGATTTTGATTTTTAA
- a CDS encoding transposase, with amino-acid sequence MINTESFEFDSVYHIFSHVNGKELIFREETNYQFFLKQLDKYILPIADIYSYCLLPNHFHVLLRFKNIEGVNVENEHQSLMKNFGNFLNSYAKAFNKRYNRKGALFLNAVKRKKISDEKYLLKVVHYIHNNPVNHGFVNNIDQWKHSSYNSYLNPEKESKLNRKEIMQYFDSLDVFKNYHHSNVEYDFLNLD; translated from the coding sequence ATGATTAATACAGAAAGTTTTGAATTTGACTCTGTGTATCACATTTTTTCTCATGTAAATGGGAAAGAACTGATTTTCCGTGAAGAGACAAACTATCAATTTTTTCTGAAACAGTTAGATAAATATATTCTTCCGATTGCGGATATTTATTCATATTGTTTATTACCAAATCATTTTCATGTGTTATTAAGATTTAAAAATATTGAAGGTGTAAATGTTGAAAATGAACATCAGTCTTTAATGAAGAACTTTGGAAATTTCCTGAATTCTTATGCTAAAGCATTTAATAAAAGGTATAACCGGAAAGGGGCTCTTTTTCTGAATGCTGTAAAGCGAAAGAAAATATCAGATGAGAAATATTTACTGAAAGTTGTGCATTATATCCATAATAATCCGGTTAATCATGGATTTGTAAATAATATTGATCAATGGAAGCACTCTTCGTATAACTCATATTTAAATCCTGAGAAAGAAAGTAAATTGAATAGAAAGGAAATCATGCAATACTTTGATTCTTTAGACGTTTTCAAAAATTATCATCATTCTAATGTTGAATATGATTTTTTAAATTTAGATTAA
- a CDS encoding phosphatidylinositol-specific phospholipase C — translation MATTFNQNWMNRLDGNKKLTEITIPGTHDSATYDTVFMPAQCQKMSFTDQLNSGIRFLDFRLKRGFDADKDHVLWFYHGSLGLNLHFGQVINMLVDFLQRHPSETILMCVKNESDPSSESKQEKFYNDFNITISNNYPSFFYRENRIPTLDEVRGKIVFVKRFATGTVDSSKDGLNLFSQWPNDSTISFENNGIKYYVQDNYYNWGKEREDKFTQYVKPALIAAANGEQDRLYFNFSSGTGFSGGVLPDTTRPWDLAKVVNPLFLEYIRQHPKGRYGIIPMDYPEHPDNKNLIISLINSNEFKTVPAL, via the coding sequence ATGGCTACAACATTTAACCAAAATTGGATGAACCGTCTAGACGGTAATAAAAAACTGACAGAAATTACCATTCCCGGAACCCATGACAGCGCAACCTATGACACGGTTTTTATGCCTGCGCAATGTCAGAAAATGAGTTTTACAGATCAGCTGAATTCCGGAATCCGCTTTTTGGATTTCCGTTTGAAAAGAGGCTTCGATGCAGATAAAGATCACGTTTTATGGTTCTACCACGGCAGCCTGGGTCTAAATCTTCATTTTGGACAGGTCATCAATATGCTGGTAGATTTTCTGCAACGCCATCCGAGTGAAACCATCTTAATGTGCGTGAAAAATGAATCTGATCCCAGCAGTGAAAGCAAGCAGGAAAAGTTTTACAATGATTTTAATATTACCATCTCCAACAATTATCCCTCTTTTTTCTACAGGGAAAACAGAATTCCTACGCTTGATGAGGTAAGAGGCAAAATAGTTTTCGTAAAAAGATTCGCCACCGGAACGGTTGACAGCAGTAAAGACGGACTTAATCTTTTCAGTCAATGGCCAAATGATTCTACCATCTCTTTTGAAAACAATGGCATCAAATATTACGTTCAGGATAATTATTACAATTGGGGTAAAGAAAGAGAAGATAAATTCACCCAGTACGTAAAGCCGGCTTTGATTGCCGCAGCAAATGGAGAGCAGGACAGATTATATTTTAATTTTTCGAGCGGAACAGGCTTCTCAGGCGGAGTTCTACCTGATACAACAAGACCCTGGGATCTGGCAAAAGTCGTTAATCCTTTATTTTTAGAATACATAAGACAACATCCAAAAGGCCGATACGGAATTATTCCCATGGATTATCCGGAGCATCCTGACAACAAAAATTTAATCATAAGCTTAATTAATTCTAATGAGTTCAAAACGGTTCCTGCATTATAG
- a CDS encoding phage tail protein, which yields MEEYLGTIKMFAGNFAPRGYMYCNGAILSIAQNQALFSLLGTTYGGNGTTTFALPNLNGRAPIGAGIANTGKSVNLGEVGGSPATTLLNTNLPTFASQLRISKSNAATASPSSASSIAVTGTQSGRDFTAVPSFVDTAPDTVINAGSVTFVGANVPVENMSPYLGMNYIICVEGIYPSRP from the coding sequence ATGGAAGAATACTTAGGAACCATTAAAATGTTTGCAGGAAACTTTGCACCTAGAGGCTATATGTACTGCAACGGAGCGATATTAAGCATTGCTCAGAACCAGGCTCTTTTTTCTCTTTTAGGAACAACTTACGGAGGAAATGGGACTACAACTTTCGCGTTGCCCAACCTAAACGGCCGTGCTCCGATCGGTGCAGGAATTGCCAATACAGGAAAATCTGTGAATCTTGGTGAAGTGGGAGGATCTCCTGCAACAACTTTATTAAATACAAACTTACCAACTTTCGCAAGTCAGCTAAGAATATCTAAATCCAACGCAGCAACAGCTTCTCCATCATCAGCATCATCTATTGCTGTGACAGGGACACAGTCCGGAAGAGATTTTACAGCCGTTCCCAGCTTTGTAGATACAGCTCCGGATACAGTGATCAACGCAGGTTCAGTGACTTTCGTAGGCGCTAATGTACCTGTTGAAAACATGTCTCCTTATTTAGGAATGAACTATATTATTTGTGTAGAAGGGATCTATCCTTCAAGACCATAA
- the pcaF gene encoding 3-oxoadipyl-CoA thiolase codes for MNNVYIIDYIRTPISKLQGGLSEVRADDLAAIVIKEIVARNPEVPVEEIEDVIFGCANQAGEDNRNVARMGLLLAGLPYKIGGETVNRLCASGMSAVANAFRSIAAGEGEIYIAGGVEHMTRSPYVMSKPSAAFGRDSQMFDTTFGWRFINPKMKEMYGVDGMGDTAENLADMHTISREDQDKFALWSQQKATKAQESGRLAEEIVKVEIPQRKGEPKIFDTDEFIKPTSSMEGLGKLRPAFRKEGTVTAGNASGMNDGAAALILASEEAVKKYGLKPKAKILGSSVAGVEPRIMGIGPVEATQKLLKRLNLSLDDMDIIELNEAFAAQALAVTRTLGLKDDDSRVNPNGGAIAIGHPLGVSGARIVGSAAMELQKQDKKYALCTLCIGVGQGYAMVIEKA; via the coding sequence ATGAATAACGTATACATCATAGATTATATCAGAACTCCCATCTCGAAATTACAGGGAGGATTATCAGAAGTTCGTGCCGACGATTTAGCGGCGATTGTTATTAAAGAAATCGTGGCTAGAAACCCAGAAGTTCCTGTTGAGGAAATTGAAGATGTTATTTTCGGATGTGCCAATCAGGCGGGTGAAGATAACAGGAACGTAGCAAGAATGGGGCTTTTGTTGGCTGGACTTCCCTATAAAATCGGAGGTGAGACGGTAAACAGATTGTGCGCTTCCGGAATGTCGGCGGTGGCTAATGCTTTCCGTTCTATTGCTGCGGGAGAAGGCGAAATTTATATTGCGGGTGGAGTAGAACACATGACTCGTTCGCCTTATGTAATGTCAAAACCAAGTGCAGCTTTCGGAAGAGACAGTCAGATGTTTGATACCACTTTCGGATGGAGATTTATCAATCCAAAAATGAAAGAAATGTATGGTGTTGATGGAATGGGGGACACTGCCGAAAATTTAGCAGATATGCATACTATCAGCCGTGAAGATCAGGATAAATTTGCCCTTTGGTCACAACAAAAAGCAACAAAAGCTCAGGAAAGCGGAAGACTGGCAGAAGAAATTGTAAAGGTTGAAATTCCTCAGAGAAAAGGCGAACCGAAAATATTTGATACAGACGAATTCATCAAGCCGACTTCTTCAATGGAAGGATTAGGAAAACTTCGTCCGGCTTTCAGAAAAGAAGGAACGGTAACGGCCGGAAATGCTTCAGGAATGAATGACGGAGCTGCAGCTTTAATTTTAGCAAGTGAAGAAGCGGTAAAAAAATATGGTTTAAAGCCAAAAGCTAAAATTTTAGGATCATCTGTTGCCGGTGTAGAGCCAAGAATTATGGGAATCGGACCGGTGGAAGCGACTCAGAAATTATTAAAAAGACTGAATCTTTCATTAGACGATATGGATATCATCGAATTGAATGAAGCTTTTGCTGCTCAGGCTTTGGCGGTAACAAGAACATTAGGTTTAAAAGACGACGATTCAAGGGTAAATCCAAACGGAGGAGCTATCGCAATCGGTCATCCACTTGGCGTTTCCGGAGCAAGAATCGTTGGTTCTGCAGCCATGGAACTTCAAAAACAAGATAAAAAATATGCATTGTGTACCCTTTGTATCGGTGTCGGACAAGGTTATGCAATGGTAATTGAAAAAGCATAG
- a CDS encoding T9SS type A sorting domain-containing protein — translation MKRTILFIICSLFISIFSFGQTSTEQFETESHGSASFTDNGVIFNIISHVNTYDIQANYPGTGWNGTGVDNRYIDNSAPGNQASGTSFSIKTTSNLFKVNRFWVYASAANLDLSVAGTLTVTGKLSGVTKFTQTKTTGFTTSLATTNGFTLIDMTNLNGQNYSNIIIDELQITGGGGYVYLSLDAFTWVKDTNVVLAANEVKPSKKDLNIYPNPTSGPLTITTDDQKKLEIYSQSGQLIKTVEARKGENQTDISELPKGVYILKSSSESYKIIKR, via the coding sequence ATGAAAAGGACTATACTTTTTATTATCTGCAGTCTTTTCATATCGATTTTTTCATTTGGACAGACCAGCACAGAGCAGTTTGAGACAGAATCTCACGGAAGTGCAAGTTTTACAGACAACGGAGTGATCTTTAATATCATTTCCCATGTAAATACTTACGACATCCAGGCAAATTACCCGGGAACGGGATGGAACGGTACCGGAGTTGACAATAGGTATATTGATAATTCAGCGCCGGGAAATCAGGCAAGTGGAACTTCATTTAGTATAAAAACCACCTCTAATTTATTTAAAGTAAATAGATTCTGGGTGTATGCTTCTGCTGCCAATCTGGATCTTTCAGTAGCCGGAACTCTTACCGTTACAGGAAAACTAAGCGGAGTGACCAAGTTTACCCAAACTAAAACTACAGGTTTTACAACGTCTCTTGCTACTACCAATGGTTTTACCCTGATCGATATGACGAATCTTAATGGCCAGAATTACAGCAATATCATTATCGACGAATTGCAAATTACCGGAGGAGGAGGTTATGTATACCTTTCTTTAGATGCCTTTACCTGGGTAAAAGATACTAACGTAGTCTTGGCAGCAAACGAAGTGAAACCTTCTAAAAAAGACTTAAATATCTACCCTAACCCGACTAGCGGTCCCCTTACCATTACAACTGATGATCAGAAAAAACTGGAAATCTACAGCCAATCCGGGCAGTTGATAAAAACAGTTGAAGCCAGAAAAGGCGAAAATCAAACAGATATTTCAGAACTTCCAAAAGGAGTTTATATCCTAAAATCTTCTTCGGAATCTTATAAGATTATTAAAAGGTAA
- a CDS encoding SMUG2 DNA glycosylase family protein: MKTFADQVVEFNQNLKYDGKLPDDFQVLNPYLDNPETMEVMQKFYHKYYNDSNKRKFIVGINPSRNGAGVTGIPFTDTKRLETVCGIKMQSAHTHEISSVFIYDMIQEYGGAEEFYKDIYINSPFPLAIIRKSKGNWINANYYDDKELFKDVKDFMIDSLKKHINLNLYTSEVFILGKKNADFISKLNQEAKLFDIMTILEHPRFIQQYKLKEKQLYIDKYILALKQ, from the coding sequence ATGAAAACCTTCGCTGACCAAGTTGTTGAGTTTAATCAAAATTTAAAATATGATGGAAAACTTCCCGACGATTTTCAAGTATTAAATCCGTACTTGGATAATCCCGAAACCATGGAAGTCATGCAAAAGTTTTATCATAAATATTACAACGACTCCAACAAAAGAAAATTCATTGTCGGAATCAATCCGAGCCGTAATGGAGCCGGAGTTACAGGTATTCCTTTTACCGATACAAAACGGCTGGAAACTGTCTGCGGAATCAAAATGCAGTCTGCCCATACCCACGAGATTTCATCTGTTTTTATCTATGACATGATTCAGGAATATGGAGGCGCGGAAGAATTTTATAAAGATATTTACATTAATTCACCTTTTCCGTTGGCGATTATAAGAAAATCAAAAGGAAATTGGATCAATGCCAATTATTATGATGATAAAGAGCTTTTTAAGGACGTAAAAGATTTTATGATCGATTCATTAAAGAAACACATTAACCTGAATCTCTATACTTCCGAAGTTTTTATTTTAGGGAAAAAGAATGCGGATTTTATTTCAAAACTCAATCAGGAAGCAAAACTTTTTGATATAATGACGATTCTGGAACATCCGAGGTTTATTCAGCAATACAAATTGAAGGAGAAACAGTTGTATATTGATAAATATATTTTAGCTTTAAAACAATAA
- the paaZ gene encoding phenylacetic acid degradation bifunctional protein PaaZ — protein sequence MEKLKNYIHGEWVEGTGNGIPLYNAVTGEQVAVSDTEGLNFEQALDYGRTVGYKNLSSMTFYDRGEMLKKVALYLLERKKKYYELSYKTGATHVDSWVDIEGGFGTFFTYSGLAKRMLPNTPFWVDGDTQKISANGTHLGTHILTPSEGVSVQINAYNFPVWGMLEKLSTSLLAGVPSIVKPSPFGSYLTNAVFQDMIESGILPEGAVQLVCGEPGNILDYVKDGDSVLFTGSATTGRKLKSLPSIAGNAVRFNMEADSLNCSILGLEAKPGTPEFDLFIKEVRNEMTTKAGQKCTAIRRIIVPENLIGDVQNALSKALDQTKIGNPLNRETRMGSLVGRQQYEEVLRKVNILKTETELIYDGKHELVDANYENGAFMSPKLFLNDKPFEKNISHDVEAFGPVSTLMPYKDAEEAAALAKKGKGSLVGSIVSHDNDFVAETSWKMASQHGRIYVLNRDNAKESTGHGSPLPTLMHGGPGRAGGGEEMGGLNGLHFFLQKTAIQGSPDILTAITKVYQQGAEKKYSDKHPFQKYFEEVEVGDSLETAGRTVTDADIVNFSNVSWDHFYAHTDATSLTGTIFDKTVAHGYFILSAAAGLFVSGKKGPVIANYGLENCSFFKPVYAGDTITVYLTAKEKINRGVKGRNIPSGVVKWLVEVVNQRDEVVCVATILTLVAKQSPFIDLNLKNIQKALNGLTESTQPSWGKMSPQQMIEHLEHGVLVSLGEPEADKCFTPEEQLEKWQDSLYNHRKMPKDFPAPFLEEDEKLLDLRHKNLDAAKQSFMDNLKKFSIYYKENPQAEHMNFVFGKLNKEMWELMHKKHFTHHFEQFGLI from the coding sequence ATGGAAAAGTTAAAAAATTACATTCACGGCGAATGGGTAGAAGGTACCGGAAACGGAATTCCTTTGTACAATGCTGTGACGGGGGAGCAGGTGGCTGTTTCGGATACGGAAGGACTCAATTTTGAGCAGGCTTTGGATTACGGAAGAACAGTTGGCTACAAAAATCTTTCATCCATGACATTCTATGATCGTGGAGAAATGTTGAAAAAAGTAGCGCTTTACCTTTTAGAAAGAAAGAAAAAATATTACGAATTATCATATAAAACGGGAGCTACTCATGTTGATTCTTGGGTGGATATTGAAGGAGGTTTCGGTACTTTCTTTACCTATTCAGGGTTGGCAAAAAGAATGTTGCCGAATACACCGTTTTGGGTAGATGGAGATACTCAGAAAATCTCCGCCAACGGAACGCATCTTGGAACTCACATTTTAACGCCAAGTGAAGGAGTTTCTGTGCAGATCAACGCCTACAACTTTCCGGTTTGGGGAATGTTGGAGAAATTATCAACTTCATTATTGGCGGGTGTCCCTTCCATCGTGAAGCCTTCTCCGTTTGGGTCTTATCTTACGAACGCTGTTTTCCAGGATATGATCGAAAGCGGAATTCTTCCGGAAGGAGCTGTTCAGTTGGTTTGCGGTGAGCCTGGAAATATTTTGGATTATGTAAAAGATGGAGATTCTGTATTATTCACGGGATCTGCAACAACGGGTAGAAAATTAAAATCTTTACCGTCAATTGCCGGAAATGCCGTTCGTTTCAATATGGAAGCAGATTCTTTGAACTGTTCGATCCTTGGATTGGAAGCAAAGCCGGGAACTCCTGAATTTGATTTATTCATCAAAGAAGTTCGTAACGAAATGACAACGAAAGCAGGACAAAAATGTACGGCGATCAGAAGAATTATTGTTCCTGAAAATTTAATTGGAGATGTTCAGAATGCTTTATCTAAAGCTTTAGACCAGACAAAAATCGGAAATCCGTTAAACAGAGAAACGAGAATGGGTTCTTTGGTGGGAAGACAGCAATACGAAGAAGTTTTAAGAAAAGTAAATATCTTAAAAACGGAAACAGAACTGATCTACGACGGAAAACATGAATTGGTAGATGCCAACTATGAAAATGGAGCATTCATGAGTCCAAAATTATTCTTAAATGACAAACCTTTCGAAAAAAATATCTCTCACGATGTCGAAGCTTTCGGTCCGGTTTCTACATTAATGCCATACAAAGATGCTGAAGAAGCTGCTGCGTTGGCGAAAAAAGGAAAAGGAAGTCTGGTAGGTTCCATCGTTTCTCACGACAATGATTTTGTGGCCGAAACTTCATGGAAAATGGCTTCTCAACACGGTAGAATTTATGTGCTGAACAGAGACAATGCAAAAGAAAGCACAGGTCATGGTTCTCCGCTTCCGACTTTGATGCATGGTGGTCCCGGAAGAGCAGGAGGTGGTGAAGAAATGGGCGGTCTGAATGGTCTTCATTTCTTCCTTCAAAAAACAGCAATTCAGGGTTCGCCGGATATTTTGACGGCGATTACCAAAGTTTATCAGCAGGGAGCAGAGAAAAAATACTCGGATAAGCATCCATTCCAGAAATATTTTGAAGAAGTTGAGGTGGGAGATTCTTTGGAAACGGCAGGAAGAACGGTTACAGACGCAGATATAGTGAATTTTTCTAATGTTTCGTGGGATCATTTCTACGCTCATACCGATGCAACAAGCCTTACGGGAACGATTTTCGATAAAACAGTGGCTCACGGATATTTTATCCTTTCTGCAGCCGCAGGATTGTTCGTTTCCGGTAAAAAAGGACCTGTTATCGCAAATTACGGATTGGAAAACTGTTCGTTCTTTAAGCCTGTTTATGCGGGAGATACAATCACGGTTTATTTAACGGCGAAAGAAAAAATCAATAGAGGAGTAAAAGGGAGAAATATTCCTTCCGGTGTTGTAAAATGGCTGGTTGAGGTTGTGAATCAGAGAGATGAAGTGGTTTGTGTAGCGACAATTTTAACATTAGTAGCGAAGCAATCTCCTTTTATTGATTTAAACTTAAAAAATATTCAAAAAGCTTTAAATGGTTTAACTGAATCGACTCAGCCAAGCTGGGGCAAAATGTCTCCACAGCAAATGATTGAACATTTGGAACATGGCGTCTTGGTAAGCTTGGGCGAACCGGAAGCCGACAAATGTTTCACCCCGGAAGAACAACTGGAAAAATGGCAGGATTCTCTTTATAATCACAGAAAAATGCCGAAAGATTTTCCAGCACCTTTCTTGGAAGAAGATGAAAAATTGTTGGATCTAAGACATAAAAATTTAGATGCTGCAAAACAGTCTTTCATGGATAATTTGAAGAAATTCTCTATTTACTACAAAGAAAATCCACAGGCAGAACACATGAATTTTGTATTCGGAAAATTAAATAAAGAAATGTGGGAACTGATGCATAAGAAGCATTTTACGCATCACTTTGAGCAGTTTGGATTGATTTAA
- a CDS encoding alpha/beta hydrolase, which produces MIKKLLIFCSILFTFQFMVLAQTGNIKPLTIGEIRTIKSKILNEDRTVNIYLPQNFDKTKSYPIIYLLDGSMNEDFIHVTGLVQFFNLMYSVPETIVVGIANIDRKRDFTFHTDLKDLQKDYPTTGHSDKFINFLEKELKPYIESQFKTTDKYLFGQSLGGLLATEILLKKPEMFNNYFIISPSLWWDDESLLKQANQLLTKIPDSKKFIYVSVGKGEHPVMVKDAEDLYDILKKSNKKNWTVEYKMMETDNHATILHRSLYEGLVKLFPYKEPK; this is translated from the coding sequence ATGATTAAAAAACTTCTCATTTTCTGCAGTATTCTCTTTACATTTCAGTTCATGGTTTTAGCCCAGACTGGAAATATAAAACCATTGACTATTGGAGAAATCAGAACCATAAAATCTAAAATTTTAAACGAAGACAGAACAGTAAATATCTATCTTCCGCAAAATTTCGACAAAACAAAATCGTATCCCATTATTTACCTTCTGGATGGAAGCATGAATGAGGATTTTATTCATGTTACCGGATTGGTGCAGTTCTTCAATTTAATGTATTCGGTGCCGGAAACGATTGTGGTAGGAATCGCGAATATTGATAGAAAGAGAGATTTTACATTTCATACCGATTTAAAAGATTTACAGAAAGATTATCCTACGACAGGGCATTCGGATAAATTTATCAATTTTTTGGAGAAAGAATTAAAGCCTTATATCGAAAGTCAGTTTAAGACGACCGATAAATATCTTTTCGGACAATCGTTGGGAGGGCTTCTAGCAACAGAAATTCTGTTGAAAAAACCTGAAATGTTTAACAATTATTTTATCATCAGCCCGAGTTTGTGGTGGGATGATGAAAGTCTTTTAAAACAGGCAAATCAATTATTAACTAAAATTCCGGATTCTAAGAAATTTATTTATGTTTCTGTCGGAAAGGGTGAACATCCGGTGATGGTAAAAGATGCAGAAGATTTGTATGATATTCTTAAAAAATCAAACAAGAAAAACTGGACGGTAGAATATAAAATGATGGAAACAGACAATCATGCAACGATTCTTCACCGAAGCTTGTATGAAGGTTTGGTAAAATTGTTTCCTTATAAAGAACCGAAGTAA
- a CDS encoding phage tail protein, which yields MEEIMGVIKSFSGNFAPVNFMFCDGRLLSIAQNTALFSILGTTYGGDGINTFALPNLNGRYPLGPGSNGGQSYVLGEQSGTPQTTLMSMNLPTITSQLKVANANATSASPSATSTLAITGTQSGRDFTAIPSYINNADPSSVTLLNPQSVIFQGQNQPIDNMMPYIGMNYIICVQGIYPSRS from the coding sequence ATGGAAGAAATTATGGGAGTAATCAAATCGTTCTCAGGAAACTTTGCCCCTGTAAACTTTATGTTCTGCGATGGAAGATTATTAAGTATTGCTCAAAATACGGCACTTTTCTCCATTTTAGGAACTACTTATGGCGGCGACGGCATCAACACCTTTGCTTTGCCAAACCTGAACGGGCGTTATCCTTTGGGACCAGGGTCAAACGGGGGTCAGTCTTATGTACTGGGCGAACAGTCGGGAACTCCGCAAACGACTCTTATGTCTATGAATTTGCCTACCATTACAAGTCAGCTGAAAGTTGCGAATGCAAATGCTACTTCTGCATCACCTTCTGCGACATCGACACTTGCAATTACTGGAACACAATCGGGAAGAGATTTCACTGCCATTCCAAGTTATATCAATAATGCGGATCCTTCATCAGTGACGCTTCTTAATCCTCAATCTGTCATATTTCAGGGACAAAACCAGCCTATTGACAATATGATGCCTTATATAGGAATGAACTACATCATTTGTGTACAGGGAATTTATCCTTCCAGAAGCTAA